GTAGGGCCTGTTACATCCCATCCACTGGTATAGAGGGTCATTTGCCCTATTTTTTCTTCCAGCGTCATTTCATTGATCAAAGAATCAATAAAGGCATCTGCTTCAGATGTTTTGCTCTTTTCTTCTTTTGTACATGCCGCAACGCTGAGGCATACAATACCTGCAAATAAAAATCTCTTTATCATTATTAATTTGTTGTCTGCTTTTTGTTTGAAAATAACCAGCTTAAAAGTTCAGGTTCGGCAAAAGCCTTGTCCCAGCTATTGTGATTGGTGTCGGGGTACAGGGTAAATTTCACATCGCCACCTGCCTTTTTAATAGCTTCTACCATAATTTCAGAGTATTTCGGAGGTACCACATCATCCTCAGCCCCGTGAAAAACCCAAAACGGCACTTTGCCGGCATAGCGTTTTGCACTTTCAGGATGACCTCCCCCGCAAATGGCAAAAGCTGCAGCAAAAGTATCGGGCCTTCTGCTCACCAACTCAAATGTACCCATACCTCCCATAGACAGCCCTCCAACATACACCCGGCGCTTATCTACATAGGATTCGTTTAAGAACTTATCCAGCAGGCCTGAAACCAATGCCAGTGACTTATTAGGACTACCACCCTGCTGAAATTGAAAAATCCTGCCGTCATCGGTTATCTTTTTCTCCACATTTGACCAGTAGTCGTTTTCAGGGCATTGAGGGAAAATAACTATGGCCGGATAGTTATCCCTTTCTTCCAGAAAGAGTTTACTCCCATGAACCAGTTGCTTTTCATTGTCATACCCCCGTTCGCCGGCACCATGAAGAAAGAGCACTACCGGATACTGTGTGGTTTTGCTGAAATTGCCGGGCCATAATACCCTGTATTTCAGTGTATCTACACCAGAGACAAAATATTCCTTTTTAAAAGCGCTTCTATCCTGTGCCATAGCCGAATGCATAAGTAAAAAGCCTAGTATGACCTTAATCCATGTCTTCATAGGTAAAGCCGAGTTTGTTTAGTCCTTCTTTCACTTCCGGGGCATTCATAAACAGCTTCCAGAGTAGCCCTGTTCTGTAGTTTTCGACCATTACAGGGATAGGTCCCTGGTCAATGGCAAGGTAATGTGGTTTATACCAGTTCTTTTCGAAACTAAATGCATCGTAAGGGCCATATTCTCCTACAAGACTATCTGCTTCGGTGTACATAAACCTCAAAAAGTCCATGCTATGTTTTGGTGTATATGGGAATGAGGATAGTGCTGCAGTTGGTGAAATCACACCCAGGTCGTGTCCAGGGTGGTGTCCGGCATATCCTTTGGGAGAATAACTTGAAGTAAGTCCCCAGCACTTCTCTCCATACCCTTCATAATTTTCAGGATTTTCCACACAATACTCGTAGTGGATCAATGCATGGTTCTGGTTAAGCTTCCAGTAATCGGCATATTTATCCTTAAGTGTTCGCGGATCAAGGCCGAGGTAAGAATAATGTGCCCAAAACAGTGGCCCAACAGGATCATTATTAGTCTCATAGTGATCGAGAATGGTCTCATACCCCATGTAGGTGGTATCGCTGGTAATGGAGTCGTTGCGTGCCCAGCCTTGATGATAAACCTCAGGCTCTATCGGAAAGGTAGGTGAAGCAGCAGCAAGCACGTACATGATCAGGCACTCATTGTAGCCGCCAACGGGAAAGTTCATATCCCAGCCATTGTTGGGAGACCAATGCCAGTACAATACATTTTCGCCTCCTTTGGTGTACCAGTTCCATTCTACACCTTTCCAGAGTTCATCTATTTTGGCTGCCAGTGCTTTTTCCGCTTCATTGCCATCTTTAAAATACTCCCGTACAGTTAGCAGGCCCTGTACCAGAAAAGCGGTTTCCACCAAATCCCCTCCGTCATCTTTGGGGCTAAATGCCTTTACCTTACCGGTTTCTCCCATTAGCCAGTGCGGCCATGCGCCATGAAAACGGTCGGCCTTTTCAAGATAATCAACTATCTGCTGAAACCTTTTCAGCCCCTGCTCCCTAGTAATAAAGCCACGCTCAATACCCACCAATATAGCCATCAGACCAAAGCCTGAACCTCCTGTTGTGACCACATTTTTATCATTCTGGGGGTAAACACCATCCATATGTGTTCTTTCACGGCCTAATCCTGAAACCGGCTCGGCATTGTCCCAGAAGTACTGAAATGTCTGGTACTGTACCAATGTCATCAGGGAATCGTCGGAAATGATGCGTGTAATATCTCCGGATTCCACTTCTGTTGATTGTGGCTTCTGGCTACATGAAGCAGCCAGTATTAAAAGAGTAGTTATAAAGAGGTATAAATATTTGGTCATCCTGATTTTAATATGAGGTAAAACTTAATTTATCTAATCCGTTTTCAATTTCTTTGTTAGTCATAAACAGATCCCAAAGCAGTGCTGTACGATAATTTTCTATCATGGTAACTATCGGTCCCTGATCTATGGCAAGGTAAGAGCTGGCCGTCCACTCTCGCGTAAAGTTAAAGGCATCATAAAACCCATACGTCCCCCAGAGCTTGTCTCCAAGCAAATAATAAAAGTGCTTTATGGCTTCCATTGAGTATTCGGGAGTATAAGGCATAGAAGAAATGGCAGCCGTTGGCGTAATCACTCCAAGATCGTTATCAGGCGAATGTGCCGAATACCCTTCATGATTATCACTGGCCGTAAGCCCCCAGCTTACTTTGCTGTAGCCTACGTAATCTTTCGGGTTAGCTATGCAGTGCATCCTGTTGATGGAGGTATGGTTTACATTTTGGATCCAGTAGTTTGCGTACTGGTCTTCAAGGTTGCGGGGATCCAGGCCAAGGAAAGAATAGTGTGCAAAAAACAATGGCCCACCGTATGCACTGCCCACCGGGAGTTCAATACCGTAATATTCATTGCCATTTTTCATTTCCCCGTTGCCAGCCCAGCCCTGGTGATAAACTTCTGCATCAATGGCATGTGTGGGCGAAGATGCCGCCAGCACGTAGACGATCAAAGACTCATTCCACCCGCTGATCTGGTGGTTCATATCCCAGCCATAGTTGGGGGACCAATGCCAGTAAAGCACCTCCTCGCCTTCTCGGGTAAACCAGTCCCACTCTACCGCTTCCCATAGTTGGGTGATGGCAGATTTTATGGCAGCTTCCTGGGTATCTCCATCATTCAGGTATTCACGCACCGTGAGCAAACCCTGGACCATGAATGCAGTTTCTACAAGATCGGCACCATCATCTTTCTGACTAAATGGTATTACTTCTCCTGTATTACCATTTACCCAGTGGGGCCAGACCCCATGAAAGCGATCGGCGGTGGACAAAAAATCAACTATTGTCTCAAGCCTGTCCATCCCTTGCTGGCGAGTGATGAACCCTCGCTCTATACCTACAAGGATTGTCATCACTCCAAATCCGGAACCCCCAATGGTTACCACATCACCGGAAGTATTACGCTCCCTGGCAAGACCACTGGTAGGATGAGCAAAATCCCAGAAGTATTTGAAAGTCTGCTCCTGTACTTTGGTAAGCAATTCTTCATCCGTTATTTCAGGGAATTTGTAAGTAGAATCGAGTTGTGTATAAAAAGTCAATTCGTAACCGAAGAAAGGCTCATTATCTGTACCTTTTAATGTTTCCATTAACTCCAAATTATATTTTTTCAGATATTCCAGGGTAATGGAACTGGTCACACTAACCATTTTGCCATCCTCAGAGGTTATTACCGGGGCAACAGTGCCTGATATTTGAAGTGCTTCCTCAAAAGATTCCATATCCACCGGACCTGAAAAACTGAATGTGAAGGTCGGGTTTACCTTGACATTGGTAACCAGCGGTTTTTGATCAATAGTGTTCCCATCTATTACAACTGACAAAAGCTTCAGGTCTTCCGGTTTGGTTTTAAAGCTGAAAGATACGGCCGTAGCACTTCCTCCACCGGCTCCATGGAGCTGTTCGGATATACTTAAGGTATAGACTGTGCTACTTTCCAGAAGGGTAGCCGGATGAATTAGCACAGTATTCTGTGCTGAAAGTGTAGCTTCAAATGCCACGTCCTTACTGTCTGAGGTCAATGAAATGGCGGATAGTAAAGATGTTTCATCTAAAGCTCCGGTAAAGATCAATGTTATAGGCTTGTCAACAGGTAAACCTTCTGTTGTTTCACTACCGTCGATACTGATTGCTGTTGAGCCCATAAAGGCCTGCTTTAAGCCAAACGGCTCCTGGCTTGCATCATCATCGTTGCAAGAAAGCAGGCTCATCATGAGCACGGTAAACAAAAAACAACTTTTCAATTTCATATTCCGGAACAAAGGATCGCTTACGGTTTATCTTTTAATATAATCAATCCACATCATCTACCAGCGCCTGAATTTCATCTGCCGAAAGCGCCCTGTTAAATATTCTCACTTCATCGATTTCGCCGGTTAAGAAGCTGGCCCATGGCTGTGACCCAGTAGCAGAAGTTAAACTGGGTGTAGTTTGGAACTGATATGTTCCGAATACCATAGAGCCTACATTCTCGAAAGCCAAAGGGCCTGTCCATGCGGCAGGAGTTGTGGATTTCAACTCTCCATTGATGTAGTATTTGATTTCCGAAGAGGTGGCGTCATAAGTTAGCGTGTGGTTAGACCACTGACCAAAAATATTAGTTAAGTTAGTGATTCCAGTAACCCAGGTTTCACTTGCACCATTGGTAACGTGTGCCTTCATATTTGCACCATTAGTCAAATTGCCACCATCTACGAGCACCTCGATGTTGCCCCAGAAGGAACTTACATTTGACAGACTGACCAACCCAAATGAACCGTCTATTCCCGATTCATCACCTACATAATCCACCTTTGCCCAAAATGACAGGGTAAAATTCTCTACTCCGGCTAATGTATCTCCCGGGAAAAGTATGTATGACTCATTAGCTGCATCCAAGCTAAGTGCATTGCCTTTAATGCCGTCGGCAAAACCCGGCGCCCCACTTGTAGTAGCGCTCTTTTCACTGATAATGTCAAGGAAGACACCTCCTTCAAATGGCATATAAAAAATCTCTCCATCCTTGGGGAAATATTCGTTGGTCACTATAAAAGTTACTGACTCGGTAGTTTCTTTACCTGAAGGATCTGTTGCTGTTACCGCAACTGTATGTTCACCAATCGGAAGGCCTTCATAGGTAAAAGAATTGTTGGCATTCCTGTAGTCTTTAAAGTCAGAAAAATCAGCCAGCTCAGCTCCATCAAGCGCTATGGATACAGACTGCACTTCAATGTCATCAGTAGCCTGGAACTTAAAGGTAACATCGGCAGTGTTTTCAGTGAAAGGAATAAAAATATCACCCGTCGGATTGCTGATGGTAACTACAGGGGCAGACTCATCCGGTCCCGGATCTACGGCCGAAATATCATCTATATAGCCGTCATCGCAACCAAAGGCGAATATGGCTCCCATTATGTATAATTTATATAATTTCATTTTTGCTTAGGTTTAATTTTGTTCATACTCCGCTAACTGAGGCAACAGATCAAGCTGAGCCAATGGATATGGCAGGTATTTGTCCTCTTCTTCGATGTAATTTCTGACATCATAATCAAGCTCCTCAGTCCTGTTGTGACGTACAAGGTCATAAAACCTGATGCCCCACTCCATGGCAAATTCTGCATACTTCTCATTCAGCACATCTTCCAATGTAACTCCTGAGATATCTCCAAGTCCAGCCCTGTCGCGTACCTCATTCAAGGCAGCGTCAGCACTCATTACACTGCTCGTAGCTCCTTGAGTAAGGGCTTCGGCATGCATCAACAAGATCTCTGCATAACGTATGCATATAAAGTTTTTGTTGGTACCATATACAGTCCTTCCGGGAGTTAGTTGGTTGGAAGGCAGATAGTGTTTTCCACTTGAAAACATCGACCTTGGGTTTGGTGAACCGTCAGTTTTACCAATAATATCACCATCCCTGGTTTCATTGGAGACCCATGCCGGAAGTGTGGCATAAGCAGGGTCAGATTTTATTTTCGCTATGCCTTCCTCTGTGAAAAGTACGCTGGTTTCCAGCCTTACGGTTTCTCCTCTATCCAGCATGAACTTGATATACTTCTCCGTAGGCTCCCAGAAGCCCCAGCCTCCACCAGCACCCGCAACTGCGGGAGCGTAATCGTTGGGGCCAAAGAATTCATACAGGTATGAGAAATTTTGCCCTGAGCCTTGCCCCAAGTCTGAGTACTGTAGCTCAAGAATATTTTCGCTACTCAACTTGCCCGGAATTTTGAAAAGCTCATAAAAATCAGGATATAGGGTAAATGCGCCCGATTCAATGATTTGTCCGGTAGCATTGGCTACTTCCTGATAGTTTTTAAGCTCCAGGTTGGCCAGCGCTTTTACAGCAAGGGCGGTATAGCGGGTAATACCACCCGGGATGTCCGTCCTTTGGTTGGGATGCACATTGGGCAGCAAAGGTATAGCTGCATCCATATCAGCAGAAATATGCTGCATCACTTCCTCACGTGAAGATACTTCTGTGGTGTATAATTCGTCAGTCGAAGAACTGGTTGTGATCAATAAGCCTCCCCAGAGCCGTGAAAGCTGGAATAGAGAAAATGCTCTCATCACCTTAATTTCGGCTATATACTGATCAGCCTCAGCCGGATTTGGTGCATACTCCTTGTAAAGGGCTATCTGCTCCATATTTGCATGGTAGTCGATGATGTCGGAGTAAAGGTTAAGCCAGGCTGAATTGTACATCCAGAATGACCTGTCGTAGCGGTACACATCGGTAGCCAGCAAAGGCTCCTGATCACCATTCGGGTCTACATCATCACCTCTTACTGATATCAGCGGGTAGGTCTCCCATTGCAATTCATATAGCTTAGCGTATGCACCTGTCAAAAGACGGAACATATCCTCGGTTTTTGTGTAGTCAACGCCGTCAAGCACTACCTCATTTTCGAGGGGCTCGTTCAGAGAGTCGTCGCACGACAGCACGATTAGTGATGCCAGTGTCAGACTCATTATATATTTTAAAAACTTGATAGGTTTCATAACAATCAGTTTAAAAATTTTAAAGTTTTATGTTCAGACCTATGGTGTAAATACCTGGAATAGGATAAGTCTGGCGGTCAATACCATCGGCTACCTCCGGGTTGAAACCGTTGTAATCAAATACGGTCAATGGTCTCTCTGCTGTAAGTGTAATCCTGACATCCGGCATAGGTGCCCCGAACAGCTCTCTATTGATCAGGCTATAGGCCAACCTTACGTTTTGGATACGGAAGTAAGAACCATCCTCTACAAAGTAATCACTCATGCTCAGGTTATAGGCCTTTCTCAAACCTGCCGCTGATGGGTATTCGTTGGAAGTACCTTCTCCTCTCCATAGGTTATCGGCAAGGTCGGCATCAATGTTGGTATCTGTGGTGAACAGCATTTCGCCTCGCTTTCGGTTAAGTATACTGTGACCGGTCTGTCCCTGGAAGTTGGCTGTCAATTCTATGTTTTTATAATTAACACCGATATTGAATCCATAAGTTAACTTGGGTAAATATGAGCCTAACACCACACGATCGAGGTCATCTATCACACCATCATTGTTTTGGTCTTTGAACCTGAAATCACCGGGAATAATATTATTGGCATCAATAAATTCCTGGGTCAGGCCGCTACTGCTGATCTGCCCTTCGTTTTGGAATACACCTTCCACTTCATACCCGAAAAAGGCTTCTATCGGCTCTCCAATGATTGATCTCTGACGGAACTCGCCTTGTCCTGCATTCAGATAAGGCTGTCCGCCGAGGTCTCTAACTTCATTTTTGAGGGTGGCAAGGTTTCCTCCAACGGAGTAAGACAGGTCCTCAGAAATGTTGTCAGACCAGTTAAGTGCAAGCTCAAGTCCTGAATTGCGTATAACACCTCTGTTTCTACGAATCTGATCTCTAACCAATGGTAACACGATAGGGAGAGCAGCATCTTCGGTATCCCTGATATAGTAATCCGCTTCAAGTGAAAGCTTGTTTTCCAGGAACCTTCCGCTTATACCTATGTTGGTTTCTTCAGTAGTTTCCCACTTCTCCAGCAGGTCATAAAAAACATCGGCTTCATTACCCAACACAAGTATTCCACCTATTGCGGTTTCTGTGCCTACCAAAGTAGGCTTACCAACCGCTGCAGGCGATGAATCATTGCCCAACTTACCCCAGCTAGCCCTGATCTTCAGGAAATTAACCGGTTTAAAGTCGAAGAAACTCTCTTCTGAAAGCACCCAGCCTACACCTACGGTAGGGAAATTGCCCCATTTCTCCTGGAATTTGTTTGTACCATCTCTTCTGAAAGTACCGTAGATCAGGTAACGGTCATCATAGTTGTAGGAGATCCGCCCGAAATAGGAAGTGCCATAGAATTTACCCAGATCACTATTTTCATCGTCAAAATCCCCTACTTCTCCCACATCGATAGCTCCGTTGTCTATGTACCAATACTCCTCATTATCAGGATTTGGAGAAGGGTTTAACTCAGTACCTTTAGCGAAAAGCAGATCAGCAGTTTCGCTACGGTAAGAGTAGCCTCCCATGATGCTGAAGCTATGTGCCCCAATATTTTCATTGAAAGTTAAAATGTTATCCCATATCTCATCAAGGGAAGTAGTATTCTGTTTTTTAATTCCCGATACTACCGGTGAAAGTCCATCATTAAAGGCAAAGTCCACGGTTCGCTGATTTACCGAGCCGAAGTTATAATTGTAGGAGGTCTTAAATGATAGCTTGTTGGGAAGGATCTCGAAATCTGCGTAGAAATTTGCAAGTATTTTAGTGACCTTGAATCTGTCATCGTTATACAGCAGATCATAAAACGGATTTTGCGAATTTCTATAGCCTAATATTTTGGCATTGGACAGACTAAAAGGTTCCGCATCGGTGTTTTGATCATCATAAACCGGCAGGATAGGAACTGCAAAATAGGTTTTGAACCATACGGCGTTGTCGGCAACATATCTTGTAGCATTGCTGATGTTGACATTACCTCCTACATTTAACCAGTTGGCAGCATCAAAGTCCACTTTACTCCGGAAGTTGAAACGTTCATAGTCATTGCGGGTATGCTGTAGCAGACCTTCCTGATCAAAGTAACTTGCCCCAACAGCATAGCGCGAATTCTGGCCTCCTCCACTGATGGTAATAGAGTGATTTTGAATGGGTGCCGTCTGCAGTACCTCATCATACCAGTCGGTATTTACATCAGGTACGTTAGGGTTTACCCGGCTTCGCCCATATCGCTGAAAGGCGGCATTGAGAAAAGCAATATCAGCTGATGATCCGGTTTCCCGGACGTATTGAGAAAACTGCTCCGCATTAGCCATTTTCAATACATTCTGAGGTACCTGCACACCATAGTAACCATCATAAACAATTTGCGGTGCCTGGTCGTATGATCCGGATTTCGTTTCGATAAGTACTACACCATTAGCAGCACGCACACCGTAAATGGCAGCGGCAGAAGCATCTTTCAGCACTGAGATGCTTGCGATATCAGCGGTATTCAGGAAGTCGATGTTATCGAAGAACATCCCGTCAACCACGTAAAGTGGATCGGATTTTCCTTGTAGAGAACCTACACCCCTAACCCTAACCTTGGGGCCTTCCCCAGGTTCACCACGGCTCACGATCTGTACACCGGCCACTTTTCCCTGAAGGGCCTGCATTGCCTGACTTGTGGGTGTCTTCTGTATCTCTTCGGCCTTTACTGTGGCAATGGCAGAAGTAAGGTCTTTTTCCTGCTGGGTTCCATACCCAACTACTACAATTTCATCCAGTGAGGTAATATCACTTTCCATACTAATGTCAATGACACTTCTGCCACTCACATTCACACTTTGTGTCGCAAAACCTATAAATGAAAAGATGATGACATTTTCACCTTCATTAAGACTCAGCGAATAATTTCCATCAATATCGGTGACTGTACCTTTAGTTGTATTCTCCACAAGCACATTGACACCCGGCAACGGCTGGCCGTCGTCTGATGATGTCACCTTTCCACTAACATTTGTCTGTGCTCTTGCACCGGATATAACGGCCAGAGCTAGCATAAGAGAGAGTAAATATTTTAGCATAAGGTTATTGTTAGGTTATTATTTGCGACTGGTTACCCAATCGTGAAATAATGGTAGTCGGGATTCTATACTAAAACAAGAAACAGGAAGTGATTTCTGTTAAAACAAGGCATTTTTTGAGCTTAAAAAACATGCCGCCGTTGCGCTTAAAAAACAATGATACGAGTGAATCAGAGGGTTTTTGTCACTGGAAACGATTGCATGTATCGCATTAATAGCAGAAATGGGGATTTTGAAGATTTAGCCTCGAAAGATGTCTGTCAAATCAAACTTCTGAGGATCATACAGATAGTTCGGGTTTTGTAATGTCAACTCACAAAATGAACGATCAGGTCGTTTTCTATGCCGCAGATGGAAATCTGCAAAGGTCCTTTGAAACTGATATGTAAAACTGATAGTTTAGTAACACTAACCAAACGCAAACCAACCATAACAAGCAGATGAAAAAAGAAATGACTGAAACGGAACTTCGGCAATTGGAAAAACAACTTGGGTGCCCAAGCGGAGAGATGGGTATAGAACTAGGCGTGACCATGCATGAAACTAATATCGGCATGACTCTGAACACAATTGAATTCCTTGACCTGCATGATGGCAATTTGGTACTCGAACTAGGGCATGGAAACTGTAGCCATCTGGAGAAATTGTTAGGGAAAGCAAAAAACCTCGCATACCACGGGCTGGAGATTTCAACTTTGATGCATGAGGAAGCTCAAAGAATTAATCAGCAGGTAATTGCAGATCACAAAGTTGATTTTAAGCTTTATAATGGTGAGAATATCCCGTTTCCTGAAAGTCATTTCGACAGGATCATGACGGTAAATACTATTTATTTTTGGAAAGAGCCTGAAGGGTTTATTAATGAGATCGGGAGAAAGTTGAAGCCAAACGGTTGTTTGGTTATAACTTTTGCTCAAAAGGATTTTATGAAGAACCTGCCGTTTGTAGGAGAAAACTTTACCTTGTACAACCAAAGAGATATTGAAAAGCTGGTGGAAGGATCGGGTCTGGCGATCACCGGATACCTCGATAAAACAGAAGAAGTAAAAAGTAAGGCAGGGGAAAGTGTGGAGAGATTTTACTCTATGGTGAAGTTGGCCAAGAAATAGTGACAGAACTAAGAAATAGCTACCTATAATTAATACTGCTTACTAAACTTCCAAATGTTTGGTAAAACTGGTCTTGCTCAGAAGTACCGACTGTAGTAATACTACAAAACTGATTAATTCTACTCCCTTTTGCTGATAGGTCGCTCTCTTTTCAGAGCCGCATTTGTTGCTGTTTAGGTAAAAATCACTTGAAGCCGGATGGCTCTGCTATAGCAGTTGAGGCATGCGCAGTATAAATGGCGGTATCAGCCCCTATAAGAGCCGCTATCATACTGTTATCGGTTGATGAATAATTTTCACATTTGCATTGTATAAGGTTTTAATTATTCATGCACTAAAAAATAAAGACGATGTCATTTCAAGCATATTTAGACAACATTCAAACAAAAACAGGGAAAACACCTACAGATTTTGAAACGTTGGCAGCAGAAAAGGGATTCACCCGGGATGGGCAAATTAAACAAGGGGTAAAAGCTACGGAGATCACCAACTGGTTAAAAGATGAGTATGAGCTAGGGCATGGTCATGCCATGGCTATTTATGCTTATATTAAAGGCAAGAGAGAGTAGGCCGAGCCTCACATTAATTGATTGTTTCCCGGCTAGTTTTTAGCAGCTTCTATAGGTAATTAAAGGCAAAACAATGAAATTGGTGACCCCCTTAATTACCTATCAGAAGTTTAATGGAAAAAACAATTGTTATAGGCGGCGGCCTGATGGGCAGCTCGGCGGCCTGGCAGCTTTCCCGGCAGGGAGAACAGGTATTGCTCATTGAGCAGCAACAAAGCGTTTATAAAAATGGATCAAGCTATGGTGAGTCGCGTATTGCCAGGAGCCTTGGGCCGGAAGATGACATTTTCTCCTACCTTCACAACAAATCGGTAGCTGAAGCAAAGCAGCTAATTTCGTTTTTAAACGCTGCATCAAATGGCAACACACATAGCATGGAGGATATCTACACGCATTCGCCTGTAACCTATGTGTTTGACCATACGAGTATCGAAGAGATGAAAGCCATTTGCCATGAAAAGCAGACTGACGCTTATAAAATAGCATCTCATACCAATGCTCATGAGGTTCTAGGCATGACTATCCCTTCGTCCGATACGGTGATCAGGGAGTTCACTGACTATAGCGGAACTTTTAATCCCAGAGTTTTAATTGCGAAGCTACATGAGGGCATACGGCAATATGGTAACAGGATTTTGTATGGATATAAAATAGCCGGCATATCCCGAAAGCATGGGCATTATGAAATTGAAGCCGTTGACCTTCAAACGCAGGAAACAAAATTATTTCTCACAGAAAAACTGGTAGTGGCGGCAGGGCCTTATACCGGAGAGTTGTTAAAGCACATTGCCCCTCAATTCGGTACGCTGATCACGCCCAAGCGGGTATTTACTTCTTTCTTTAAAATAAAAGCCTCAGTATATCTCACCTACTCCGCTGATGAAAAGGAAGCCATAAGGCAGTCTCAACCCTCCTATTTTCAGTATGATGGCCTGTTCTACTCCATGATTGACCGCATTGATGATGACGGTTTACCGGTTTTCAAAGCAGGCGCCCATGGCATTTATCATTCGATTGAGAATATGGATGAGTGCTGGAATACCCAGCCGACTGATGAAAATGTAGAATGGGTCAGGGAGAGATTGTACAGGTACTTAAAGATGCTTAACATTTCCATTCAAGAATCTGATTTGGAATATGTTCATAAACAGTCATGTGTATATTCCCTGACAGTCAACGGACTACCTTTTGTTACACCTGCAACCCAGGGAGACAATAGCATGGTAGTCATAGGAGGCATGAATGGTATAGGAGGCAAAGGAAGTATGTGCTATGGTTTGATTGCTGCAAATCTTTTGCTGGGAAAGGAGGAGGAGGAAGCAATGTACAAAAAGACTCTGGAGGCTTTAAGAAAATAAAAACTAGTCTAAGGCATCCCGGCTAAGTACGATTTTTTCATCAATGGCTTTTGTAATAGTTCCTACGACTTTATCAAGACTTAGACATTCCTGTTCAATTTTATGATAAAAGCTTTTTAACTCGTATATATCCTGAACATGATTTGCTAAATGGGCCAGGCCCAGCAGGCGTGCCACGGGAGCCCTGAGTTGGTGAGCGTTGATAAAGGCATACTCTTCGAGTTGCCGGTTACGAATAGTCAGCTCACTGGTTCTTTGCTTTACCTTCTCTTCCAGTAGAAGGGTCATCTTCTTGCGGGATCGGTACCTAAAGATGAGCAACATGAAAATTATAATTAATAGTATAAGCAAAACTGTTAAATAATACACTTTTTCGCTGTTTCGCTTAACGGCAGACTGCAGGAGCTCCTTTTCGAGCCTGGCCTTGTCCATTTCGAATTGATGCTGCCTGTCAAGGTCATTTTTAATGATGTCGGAAACCTGACTTAGATTATAGATTTTCCGGTAAAGGTCGAAAAAGGCTTCATGTGCAGCCAGGGCATTTTCATAATCGTTTAAATAATCGTAAGCAATATATCGCCAGTTGTTAACCT
This region of Fulvivirga ulvae genomic DNA includes:
- a CDS encoding glucoamylase family protein, yielding MKLKSCFLFTVLMMSLLSCNDDDASQEPFGLKQAFMGSTAISIDGSETTEGLPVDKPITLIFTGALDETSLLSAISLTSDSKDVAFEATLSAQNTVLIHPATLLESSTVYTLSISEQLHGAGGGSATAVSFSFKTKPEDLKLLSVVIDGNTIDQKPLVTNVKVNPTFTFSFSGPVDMESFEEALQISGTVAPVITSEDGKMVSVTSSITLEYLKKYNLELMETLKGTDNEPFFGYELTFYTQLDSTYKFPEITDEELLTKVQEQTFKYFWDFAHPTSGLARERNTSGDVVTIGGSGFGVMTILVGIERGFITRQQGMDRLETIVDFLSTADRFHGVWPHWVNGNTGEVIPFSQKDDGADLVETAFMVQGLLTVREYLNDGDTQEAAIKSAITQLWEAVEWDWFTREGEEVLYWHWSPNYGWDMNHQISGWNESLIVYVLAASSPTHAIDAEVYHQGWAGNGEMKNGNEYYGIELPVGSAYGGPLFFAHYSFLGLDPRNLEDQYANYWIQNVNHTSINRMHCIANPKDYVGYSKVSWGLTASDNHEGYSAHSPDNDLGVITPTAAISSMPYTPEYSMEAIKHFYYLLGDKLWGTYGFYDAFNFTREWTASSYLAIDQGPIVTMIENYRTALLWDLFMTNKEIENGLDKLSFTSY
- a CDS encoding prolyl oligopeptidase family serine peptidase — encoded protein: MKTWIKVILGFLLMHSAMAQDRSAFKKEYFVSGVDTLKYRVLWPGNFSKTTQYPVVLFLHGAGERGYDNEKQLVHGSKLFLEERDNYPAIVIFPQCPENDYWSNVEKKITDDGRIFQFQQGGSPNKSLALVSGLLDKFLNESYVDKRRVYVGGLSMGGMGTFELVSRRPDTFAAAFAICGGGHPESAKRYAGKVPFWVFHGAEDDVVPPKYSEIMVEAIKKAGGDVKFTLYPDTNHNSWDKAFAEPELLSWLFSNKKQTTN
- a CDS encoding glucoamylase family protein → MTKYLYLFITTLLILAASCSQKPQSTEVESGDITRIISDDSLMTLVQYQTFQYFWDNAEPVSGLGRERTHMDGVYPQNDKNVVTTGGSGFGLMAILVGIERGFITREQGLKRFQQIVDYLEKADRFHGAWPHWLMGETGKVKAFSPKDDGGDLVETAFLVQGLLTVREYFKDGNEAEKALAAKIDELWKGVEWNWYTKGGENVLYWHWSPNNGWDMNFPVGGYNECLIMYVLAAASPTFPIEPEVYHQGWARNDSITSDTTYMGYETILDHYETNNDPVGPLFWAHYSYLGLDPRTLKDKYADYWKLNQNHALIHYEYCVENPENYEGYGEKCWGLTSSYSPKGYAGHHPGHDLGVISPTAALSSFPYTPKHSMDFLRFMYTEADSLVGEYGPYDAFSFEKNWYKPHYLAIDQGPIPVMVENYRTGLLWKLFMNAPEVKEGLNKLGFTYEDMD
- a CDS encoding LamG domain-containing protein yields the protein MKLYKLYIMGAIFAFGCDDGYIDDISAVDPGPDESAPVVTISNPTGDIFIPFTENTADVTFKFQATDDIEVQSVSIALDGAELADFSDFKDYRNANNSFTYEGLPIGEHTVAVTATDPSGKETTESVTFIVTNEYFPKDGEIFYMPFEGGVFLDIISEKSATTSGAPGFADGIKGNALSLDAANESYILFPGDTLAGVENFTLSFWAKVDYVGDESGIDGSFGLVSLSNVSSFWGNIEVLVDGGNLTNGANMKAHVTNGASETWVTGITNLTNIFGQWSNHTLTYDATSSEIKYYINGELKSTTPAAWTGPLAFENVGSMVFGTYQFQTTPSLTSATGSQPWASFLTGEIDEVRIFNRALSADEIQALVDDVD